A single Natrinema pellirubrum DSM 15624 DNA region contains:
- a CDS encoding RPA family protein: MSQAELTREVARRVFASEFNDSTYTFKESDDERAPNYALLPTGDRANRVFVTGTLTETEDVGDESEYWRGRVVDPTGTFFVYAGQYQPEAAAVLRDTEPPAYVSIVGKPRTYETDDGTVNVSLRPESIAVVDDATRDRWVVETAERTLDRIEAFEAWEAEQEAPESGSTAPTNEYAEMARERYDSPVVNYRNDVIQALEQLEDVEEPDDAEATV, encoded by the coding sequence ATGAGCCAGGCAGAACTCACCCGCGAAGTCGCCCGCCGCGTCTTCGCATCGGAATTCAACGATTCGACGTACACCTTCAAAGAGAGCGACGACGAGCGCGCGCCCAACTACGCGCTCTTACCGACGGGCGACCGCGCGAACCGCGTGTTCGTCACCGGGACCCTGACCGAGACCGAAGACGTCGGCGACGAAAGCGAGTACTGGCGCGGCCGGGTCGTCGACCCGACCGGGACGTTCTTCGTCTACGCCGGCCAGTACCAGCCGGAAGCCGCCGCCGTCCTCCGGGACACCGAACCGCCGGCCTACGTCTCGATCGTCGGCAAACCCCGGACCTACGAGACCGACGACGGCACGGTCAACGTCTCCCTGCGACCCGAGTCCATCGCGGTCGTCGACGACGCCACCCGCGACCGCTGGGTCGTCGAAACCGCCGAACGCACCCTCGACCGCATCGAGGCCTTCGAAGCGTGGGAAGCCGAGCAGGAAGCACCCGAAAGCGGCTCGACCGCACCCACGAACGAATACGCCGAGATGGCCCGCGAGCGCTACGACTCGCCGGTCGTCAACTACCGCAACGACGTCATTCAGGCGCTCGAGCAACTCGAGGACGTCGAGGAGCCCGACGACGCGGAAGCGACGGTCTGA
- a CDS encoding hypothetical protein (Replication protein A protects and stabilize the intermediate ssDNA that is generated by the unwinding action of a DNA helicase at the replication fork. In addition, SSBs prevent the formation of secondary structures by single-stranded template DNA.): protein MSDVRQHADDIHEQFSDHLDVDVEDVEERLTTLVDEYKVPMDEARRSVTNHYLEEAGLDREDISSGDSEAANVEDVDEPEEWIDLTAKVIELWDPRSDSVAQVGLLGDPTGTIKFTKWAKSDLPALEEGKVYELRNVVTDEYQGRYSVKLNSTTVIEELDEDLEVGNDTSEVEGALVDMQSGSGLIKRCPEEGCTRVLQNGRCNEHGEGEGEFDLRIKAVVDDGIDAHEVIFDKDATENLTGLSLEEAKEMAMDALDTTIVADEIREDIVGTYYRIEGPTFGRYVLADDVEELDGPIDGEELLIKARSM, encoded by the coding sequence ATGAGCGACGTACGACAACACGCGGACGACATCCACGAGCAGTTTTCGGACCACCTCGACGTCGATGTCGAGGACGTCGAAGAGCGCCTGACGACGCTCGTCGACGAGTACAAAGTACCGATGGACGAGGCACGCCGGAGCGTCACCAACCACTACCTCGAGGAGGCCGGCCTCGATCGCGAGGACATCTCGAGCGGCGACAGCGAGGCGGCCAACGTCGAGGACGTCGACGAGCCCGAGGAGTGGATCGACCTCACCGCGAAGGTCATCGAACTCTGGGATCCCCGCAGCGACTCCGTCGCACAGGTCGGCCTGCTGGGCGACCCGACGGGGACGATCAAGTTCACCAAGTGGGCCAAGTCCGACCTCCCCGCGCTCGAGGAGGGCAAGGTCTACGAACTTCGCAACGTCGTCACCGACGAGTACCAGGGCCGGTACTCGGTCAAACTCAACTCGACGACGGTGATCGAGGAACTCGACGAGGACCTCGAGGTCGGCAACGACACGAGCGAGGTCGAGGGCGCACTGGTCGACATGCAAAGCGGCAGCGGACTGATCAAGCGCTGTCCCGAGGAGGGCTGTACCCGCGTCCTCCAGAACGGCCGCTGTAACGAACACGGCGAGGGCGAAGGCGAGTTCGACCTCCGCATCAAGGCCGTCGTCGACGACGGCATCGACGCCCACGAGGTCATCTTCGACAAGGACGCCACGGAGAACTTGACGGGACTGAGCCTCGAGGAGGCCAAGGAGATGGCGATGGACGCCCTGGATACGACCATCGTCGCCGACGAGATCCGCGAGGACATCGTCGGGACCTACTACCGCATCGAGGGGCCGACCTTCGGCCGGTACGTGCTGGCCGATGACGTCGAGGAGCTCGACGGGCCGATCGATGGCGAGGAACTGCTGATCAAAGCGAGGTCGATGTGA
- a CDS encoding sulfite exporter TauE/SafE family protein yields the protein MASPGSGLAPEHVNLFVLFVVGLLAGAHCLGMCGPLVTTYADRIGDASDKRRDDTLTGYEVRQHALFNLGRTLSYAAIGGLFGLLGAVTVASSEAVAAVGDSVRGATGILVGIAIVASGLYYLRGKTAVPGHGLPIVGTLFRRLSELLSSHVDRLATSPGIVALGAVHGVMPCPIIYPAYLYAFALGSPARSALSLAVLGLGTIPTLFVYGTAMTAIDVDTRVRLHRALGAAFILLGYIPLSHGLMLYGIHLPHPPLPYEPLF from the coding sequence ATGGCGAGTCCGGGCTCCGGACTCGCCCCCGAACACGTGAACCTGTTCGTCCTCTTCGTCGTCGGACTGCTCGCCGGCGCACACTGTCTGGGTATGTGCGGCCCGCTGGTGACGACCTACGCCGATCGGATCGGTGACGCCAGTGACAAGCGCCGCGACGACACGCTGACCGGCTACGAGGTGCGCCAGCACGCGCTGTTCAACCTCGGCCGGACGCTCAGCTACGCCGCGATCGGGGGCCTGTTCGGTCTCCTCGGTGCGGTGACGGTCGCCTCGAGCGAGGCCGTCGCCGCGGTCGGCGATAGCGTCAGGGGGGCGACCGGCATCCTCGTCGGGATCGCGATCGTCGCGAGCGGCCTCTACTATCTCCGGGGCAAGACCGCCGTTCCCGGCCACGGGCTCCCGATCGTCGGCACGCTGTTTCGCCGACTCTCGGAGCTGCTCTCGAGCCATGTCGATCGGCTCGCGACGTCGCCGGGGATCGTCGCGCTCGGAGCGGTTCACGGGGTCATGCCGTGTCCGATCATCTATCCCGCGTATCTCTACGCGTTCGCGCTGGGATCGCCGGCACGCAGCGCGCTCTCGCTGGCCGTCCTTGGACTCGGAACGATCCCCACGCTGTTCGTCTACGGCACCGCCATGACCGCGATCGACGTCGACACGCGGGTGCGACTTCACCGCGCGCTGGGCGCGGCGTTCATCCTCCTCGGCTACATCCCACTCTCGCACGGCCTGATGCTGTACGGCATCCACCTGCCCCATCCTCCGCTCCCGTACGAACCACTATTCTAA
- a CDS encoding dihydrodipicolinate synthase family protein encodes MAIRDALRGITAPTVTPFDDGAIDEADLTDLLAHLEDGGIDAVFPCGTTGEFPSLTTEEQRRIVAATVDRVDVPVVAGAAATSVADTVTAIDRAAEAGADAAAIVAPYFTTANAPDGNRRFFEAVLDDAALPVLLYNIPQCTGQRIEPETVAAVAERGVIPSDEVRPPLVGVDDAGTDAIAAALETTLEVGRQ; translated from the coding sequence ATGGCTATCCGCGATGCACTCCGCGGGATCACCGCACCGACGGTGACCCCCTTCGACGACGGCGCGATCGACGAGGCGGACCTGACCGATCTGCTCGCCCACCTCGAGGACGGCGGCATCGACGCGGTCTTTCCCTGCGGGACGACCGGCGAGTTTCCGAGCCTGACCACCGAGGAGCAGCGCCGGATCGTCGCGGCGACCGTCGACCGCGTCGACGTCCCGGTCGTCGCCGGTGCGGCCGCCACGAGCGTCGCCGATACCGTCACAGCCATCGACCGCGCGGCCGAGGCGGGAGCCGATGCCGCCGCGATCGTCGCGCCGTATTTCACGACGGCGAACGCGCCCGACGGCAACCGGCGGTTCTTCGAGGCCGTCCTCGACGATGCCGCGCTCCCCGTCCTGCTGTACAACATTCCGCAGTGTACGGGCCAGCGGATCGAACCCGAGACCGTTGCCGCCGTCGCCGAGCGCGGCGTCATCCCCTCCGACGAGGTCCGCCCGCCGCTGGTCGGCGTCGACGACGCGGGAACCGACGCGATCGCCGCCGCCCTCGAGACGACGCTCGAGGTCGGCAGGCAGTAA
- a CDS encoding b(o/a)3-type cytochrome-c oxidase subunit 1 yields MATSPPTEVTAMRNAYVDQFPDEARVIKAAFWSSFIALAIGGTLGLIQALHRTDVFRFIESPDYYTVLTAHGVLLAITFTIFFLVGTFTWAVTTSLDRGVVDVRFTWAWYIMMVIGTALVGIAIFSGFLESAPSVLGSELNADVLFTFYAPLEAHPIFYIGLVLFVVGSWLAGVDWFRTWLAWRSENPDERIPLPTFMVLTTTLFWYICTFGVALSILVFLLPWSLGITDSVNPLLTRTLFWYFGHAVVYFWLMPAYMMWYIMLPKFSGGKLFSDPLARVVFVLFLLLSTPLGIHHQYLDPGIAEGYKFIAMTNTMFLLLPSLLTAFTVVASMEHGARQRGGEGYLGWLKALPWRNPIFTGMALAGLMFAAAGFSGMINAGMNINYLVHNTWWVVGHFHLTVGTAVALTFMAASYWFIPQLTGKELWNRSVALGQVLLWFIGMTFMSNAMHRSGLFGMPRRTAEPQYQGFNFEPAVGTVGEINMQVALGGVILTLSLALFLLNMIMTSIGDDSESIPDNTYAGTLSGAEDSPRILDNLKLWTAIAVVLVIIAYTLPLASIIDAGGIFGPDIEGVRLSTWVDPAVIESLGEVIR; encoded by the coding sequence ATGGCAACGAGTCCGCCGACGGAGGTGACGGCGATGCGTAACGCCTACGTTGACCAGTTCCCCGACGAGGCGCGAGTGATCAAAGCGGCCTTCTGGAGTTCCTTCATCGCGCTGGCAATCGGCGGGACGCTCGGGCTGATCCAAGCACTCCACCGGACCGACGTCTTCAGGTTCATCGAGTCGCCCGACTACTACACCGTCCTGACCGCCCACGGCGTGTTGCTGGCGATCACGTTCACGATCTTCTTCCTCGTGGGGACCTTCACGTGGGCGGTAACGACCAGTCTGGACCGGGGCGTCGTCGACGTCCGGTTCACCTGGGCCTGGTACATCATGATGGTCATCGGCACGGCACTCGTTGGGATCGCGATCTTTAGCGGCTTCCTCGAGTCGGCGCCGTCGGTACTCGGCTCGGAACTGAACGCCGACGTCCTCTTTACGTTCTACGCGCCGCTGGAAGCCCATCCGATCTTCTACATCGGACTGGTGCTGTTCGTGGTCGGCTCCTGGCTCGCCGGCGTCGACTGGTTCCGGACGTGGTTGGCCTGGCGGAGCGAGAACCCCGACGAGCGGATCCCGCTGCCGACCTTCATGGTGCTGACGACGACGCTGTTCTGGTACATCTGCACGTTCGGTGTGGCCCTGTCGATCCTCGTGTTCCTGCTGCCGTGGTCGCTGGGGATCACCGACTCGGTTAACCCACTGTTGACCCGGACGCTGTTCTGGTACTTCGGTCACGCCGTCGTCTACTTCTGGCTGATGCCGGCGTACATGATGTGGTACATCATGCTGCCGAAGTTCTCCGGCGGAAAGCTGTTCAGCGACCCGCTTGCACGCGTCGTCTTCGTGCTGTTCCTGCTGCTCTCGACACCGCTTGGAATCCACCATCAGTATCTGGATCCGGGCATCGCTGAGGGGTACAAGTTCATCGCGATGACGAACACGATGTTCCTCCTCCTGCCGAGCCTGCTGACCGCCTTCACCGTCGTCGCGAGCATGGAACACGGCGCGCGCCAGCGCGGCGGCGAGGGCTACCTCGGCTGGCTGAAGGCGCTCCCGTGGCGCAACCCGATCTTCACCGGGATGGCGCTCGCGGGCCTGATGTTCGCCGCGGCCGGCTTCTCCGGCATGATCAACGCCGGCATGAACATCAATTACCTCGTCCACAACACGTGGTGGGTCGTCGGTCACTTCCACCTCACAGTCGGCACCGCCGTCGCACTGACGTTCATGGCGGCGTCCTACTGGTTCATCCCGCAGCTGACGGGCAAGGAACTCTGGAACCGGTCGGTCGCGCTCGGACAGGTCCTCCTCTGGTTCATCGGCATGACGTTCATGTCCAACGCGATGCACCGCTCCGGACTGTTCGGGATGCCCCGCCGGACCGCCGAACCGCAGTATCAGGGCTTCAACTTCGAACCCGCCGTGGGTACCGTCGGCGAGATCAACATGCAGGTCGCCCTCGGCGGCGTCATCCTGACGCTGTCGCTGGCCCTGTTCCTCCTGAACATGATCATGACGTCGATCGGCGACGACAGCGAGTCGATCCCCGACAACACCTACGCGGGGACGCTCTCCGGGGCCGAGGACTCGCCGCGCATCCTCGACAACCTCAAGCTCTGGACCGCGATCGCCGTCGTCCTCGTGATCATCGCGTACACGCTCCCGCTCGCGAGCATCATCGACGCCGGCGGCATCTTCGGGCCCGACATCGAGGGCGTCAGGCTCTCGACGTGGGTCGATCCCGCCGTCATCGAGTCTCTCGGTGAGGTGATTCGCTAG
- a CDS encoding cytochrome c oxidase subunit II: protein MNIHTYEKVWLVAAMVLIVGFIATITYGAVGPGIAMIDDDGGDINPDEINDDERFAEPGVEHVGGNEYEVSVVAQAWSYTPSQIEVPANSEVTFYVTSRDVTHSFSVVGTNVNTMVIPGQVSEMTVEFDEPGEYGILCNEYCGEYHHTMEGKLNVVPEDEFDMTELSVEADDEVESGNETTITANVENGMQEDLETTVSLEIDDETREADITVPGDGSEEVAFTVDSADLGEGDHDWTVTVDDYEESGTLSVVTPDGNESADGGDGDA, encoded by the coding sequence ATGAACATTCACACCTATGAGAAGGTATGGCTCGTCGCCGCCATGGTGTTAATCGTTGGTTTCATCGCGACGATCACGTACGGGGCAGTCGGCCCGGGTATCGCGATGATCGACGACGACGGCGGCGACATCAACCCCGACGAGATCAACGACGACGAACGGTTCGCCGAGCCCGGCGTCGAACACGTCGGCGGCAACGAGTATGAAGTCTCGGTCGTCGCACAGGCGTGGTCGTACACGCCGAGCCAAATAGAGGTGCCAGCCAACAGCGAGGTGACCTTCTATGTCACCAGCCGGGACGTGACACACAGTTTCTCCGTCGTGGGAACGAACGTGAACACGATGGTCATTCCCGGGCAGGTCTCGGAGATGACCGTGGAGTTCGACGAACCCGGCGAGTACGGCATCCTCTGTAACGAGTACTGCGGCGAGTATCACCACACGATGGAAGGCAAACTGAACGTCGTTCCCGAAGACGAGTTCGACATGACCGAACTGTCCGTCGAGGCCGACGACGAGGTCGAATCGGGCAACGAGACGACGATCACCGCGAACGTGGAAAACGGCATGCAAGAGGACCTCGAGACGACCGTCTCCCTCGAGATCGACGACGAAACGCGTGAAGCGGACATCACCGTCCCCGGCGACGGCAGCGAGGAAGTCGCGTTTACCGTCGACAGCGCCGACCTCGGCGAGGGCGACCACGACTGGACCGTGACCGTCGACGACTACGAGGAAAGCGGAACGCTGTCGGTCGTGACTCCCGATGGCAACGAGTCCGCCGACGGAGGTGACGGCGATGCGTAA
- a CDS encoding DUF7521 family protein, producing the protein MPTAIALAVVKTLVLIVGGVITFFAYKAYRRTRQSALGYLSLGFGLVTLGLVLAGMLYEILGVPLMTGILLESLLVLAGFFVIAYSLYVT; encoded by the coding sequence ATGCCGACCGCGATCGCCCTCGCGGTCGTCAAGACGCTCGTCCTCATCGTCGGCGGCGTCATCACGTTCTTCGCCTACAAGGCCTACCGGCGCACTCGTCAGTCCGCGCTGGGCTATCTCTCGCTCGGCTTCGGCCTCGTCACCCTCGGACTGGTACTGGCCGGCATGCTGTATGAAATACTCGGCGTCCCGCTGATGACCGGCATCCTCCTCGAGAGCCTGCTGGTACTGGCCGGCTTCTTCGTGATCGCATACTCGTTGTACGTGACCTGA
- a CDS encoding CDGSH iron-sulfur domain-containing protein — MTRLVELEANGPRKLEPDDIDDGKGDVAVCQCGLSDEFPFCDGSHRRTRDEDEGTTYVYEDGERREVERVVTADEADE; from the coding sequence ATGACGCGACTGGTCGAACTCGAGGCCAACGGCCCACGGAAGCTCGAGCCGGACGACATCGACGACGGGAAAGGCGACGTGGCGGTCTGTCAGTGCGGGCTCTCGGACGAGTTCCCCTTCTGTGACGGGAGCCACCGGCGGACCCGCGACGAGGATGAGGGGACGACGTACGTCTACGAGGACGGCGAACGGCGAGAAGTCGAACGGGTCGTGACGGCCGACGAAGCGGACGAGTAG
- a CDS encoding DUF7091 family protein has product MADRRRLERFLRSTLQGAGEQFEELRRSTDDQLEEAREAYEVARNARELPTDEAGRAKIVCRRYAQQRAAKLDEEYRPACYEADHPDCEGCAEDVRNGRIETW; this is encoded by the coding sequence ATGGCGGATCGGCGTCGACTCGAGCGGTTCCTGCGCTCGACGCTGCAGGGAGCCGGCGAGCAGTTCGAGGAGCTTCGCAGATCGACCGACGACCAGCTCGAGGAGGCCCGCGAGGCCTACGAGGTGGCGCGAAACGCCCGCGAGTTACCCACCGACGAGGCGGGCCGAGCGAAGATCGTCTGTCGGCGCTACGCCCAACAGCGGGCGGCGAAGTTAGACGAGGAGTACCGACCGGCCTGTTACGAGGCGGATCACCCCGACTGCGAGGGCTGTGCCGAGGACGTCCGGAACGGGCGGATCGAGACCTGGTAA
- a CDS encoding heavy metal translocating P-type ATPase: MTPDSPPARGSLSAPAETGGTAADDDSVADTCDLCDLPTPAEPITDPDVDGTYCCRGCLEVARTLDGTDDAPDESAVRSRLDSGDDGPDLDDLDGEDAYLAVDGMHCSTCEAFLETTAEREPGVRGATASYATDTIRLVYDPDRLDSDDLPELVSGYGYSASDRSAVGETSGSDDGLAPLLFGGFFGMMVMMWYILFLYPTYFGYEPVADFGGYETAFLSANIWVFTSIILFYTGGPILRGAYVSLRAGSPNMDLLVATAALGSYSYSAVATLLGSSHLYFDVTVAVILVVTAGGRYEQAVKRRATGLLSDLTERQVDEARRESGETVPLEAVEPGDRLLVRPGERVPLDGEIAEGSAAVDESLVTGESLPAEKGPGDPVRGGTVVTDAPIVVAVGDEAESTLDRLVSLLWSIQSSRPGVQRLADKLATVFVPLVIALAAGTVAVSLATGSSPATALLLGLTVVIVSCPCALGLATPLAIAAGVQSAAERGIVVAAETIFEDATEVDTVVLDKTGTLTTGTMTVDTVHMAGGDAAGGGPGREELLRRAGAVESLSEHPVAAAVADAAPDDATAASTVADFERASRGVSGRVDGDRVVVGHPDFCRERGLAIPDALEPRIEDARSAGRVPVVVGWGGQAHGVVVVGDAPRADLEAALTDLSADHEIVVLTGDEGAAAERFRDLAGVDEVFAGVPPEAKAETVDRLRARGTVAMVGDGSNDAPALAAADVGIAMGGGTQLATDAADAVIVGDDLTAVGETFDVATATHRRIRQNLGWAFAYNAVAIPLAVAGLLNPLFAAVAMAASSLLVVCNSARSL; encoded by the coding sequence ATGACACCGGATTCACCACCCGCTCGAGGCTCGCTATCGGCACCGGCTGAAACCGGCGGGACGGCGGCGGACGACGACTCAGTTGCTGACACCTGCGACCTCTGTGACCTGCCGACGCCCGCGGAGCCGATCACCGACCCGGACGTCGACGGCACGTACTGCTGTCGTGGCTGTCTCGAGGTCGCTCGCACGCTCGACGGGACCGACGACGCGCCCGACGAGTCGGCGGTCCGATCCCGCCTCGATTCCGGCGACGACGGGCCGGACCTCGACGATCTCGACGGCGAAGACGCCTACCTCGCGGTCGACGGCATGCACTGCTCGACCTGTGAGGCGTTCCTCGAGACCACCGCCGAGCGAGAACCCGGGGTCCGCGGCGCGACGGCGAGTTACGCGACGGATACGATTCGGCTCGTCTACGATCCCGACCGACTCGATTCCGACGACCTCCCCGAACTCGTCTCCGGCTACGGGTACTCCGCGTCGGATCGATCCGCTGTGGGCGAGACGAGCGGTTCGGACGACGGGCTTGCGCCGCTCTTGTTCGGCGGTTTCTTCGGCATGATGGTTATGATGTGGTACATCCTGTTTCTCTACCCGACGTACTTCGGCTACGAGCCGGTCGCCGACTTCGGCGGGTACGAGACCGCCTTTCTGTCGGCGAACATCTGGGTGTTCACCTCGATCATTCTCTTCTATACCGGCGGTCCGATCCTTCGGGGGGCGTACGTTAGCCTCCGGGCCGGCAGCCCGAACATGGACCTGCTGGTGGCGACGGCAGCGCTTGGCTCCTATAGCTACAGCGCCGTCGCGACCCTGCTCGGCAGCAGTCACCTCTACTTCGACGTCACCGTCGCCGTCATCCTCGTCGTCACCGCGGGCGGGCGCTACGAACAGGCGGTCAAGCGCCGCGCGACCGGCCTGCTCTCCGACCTGACCGAACGACAGGTCGACGAGGCCCGTCGCGAGAGCGGCGAGACGGTGCCCCTCGAGGCGGTCGAGCCCGGCGATCGTTTGCTCGTTCGTCCCGGCGAGCGGGTTCCCCTCGACGGCGAGATCGCGGAGGGATCGGCCGCGGTCGACGAGTCGCTGGTCACCGGCGAGTCGCTGCCGGCCGAGAAGGGACCCGGCGATCCGGTCCGCGGGGGGACCGTCGTCACTGACGCCCCGATCGTCGTCGCGGTCGGTGACGAGGCGGAAAGTACCCTCGACCGGCTCGTCTCCCTGCTCTGGTCGATCCAGAGTTCCCGTCCGGGCGTCCAGCGGCTCGCGGACAAGCTCGCGACCGTCTTCGTCCCGCTGGTGATCGCCCTTGCCGCCGGGACGGTCGCCGTCTCGCTGGCGACCGGCTCGAGCCCGGCGACGGCGCTGTTGCTCGGGCTCACGGTCGTCATCGTCTCCTGTCCCTGCGCGCTGGGACTGGCGACGCCGCTTGCCATCGCTGCGGGGGTCCAGTCGGCCGCCGAACGGGGGATCGTCGTCGCCGCGGAGACGATCTTCGAGGACGCCACCGAGGTCGATACCGTCGTCCTCGACAAGACGGGGACACTCACGACCGGGACGATGACCGTTGATACCGTCCATATGGCCGGCGGCGACGCCGCGGGCGGCGGCCCCGGGCGCGAGGAACTGCTCCGACGGGCCGGCGCGGTCGAGTCCCTCTCCGAACACCCCGTCGCGGCCGCCGTCGCCGACGCGGCACCCGACGACGCGACGGCAGCCAGCACCGTCGCGGACTTCGAGCGGGCGAGCCGCGGCGTCAGCGGTCGCGTCGACGGCGACCGGGTCGTCGTCGGCCACCCCGACTTCTGTCGGGAGCGCGGGCTGGCGATCCCCGACGCCCTCGAGCCCCGGATCGAGGACGCGCGATCGGCGGGCCGCGTGCCCGTCGTCGTCGGCTGGGGCGGCCAGGCTCACGGCGTCGTCGTCGTCGGGGACGCACCGCGTGCGGACCTCGAGGCGGCCCTGACCGACCTCTCGGCGGACCACGAGATCGTCGTCCTCACCGGCGACGAAGGGGCGGCGGCCGAGCGTTTCCGCGACCTCGCAGGCGTCGACGAGGTCTTCGCGGGCGTGCCGCCGGAAGCGAAGGCCGAGACCGTCGACCGGCTCCGGGCCCGCGGGACGGTCGCGATGGTCGGCGACGGCAGCAACGACGCGCCCGCGCTGGCCGCGGCCGACGTCGGCATCGCGATGGGCGGGGGAACACAGCTCGCGACCGACGCGGCCGACGCGGTGATCGTCGGCGACGACCTCACGGCCGTCGGCGAAACCTTCGACGTGGCGACGGCCACGCACCGACGGATCCGCCAGAACCTCGGCTGGGCCTTCGCCTACAACGCGGTCGCGATCCCGCTGGCAGTCGCCGGTCTGTTGAACCCGCTGTTTGCCGCCGTCGCGATGGCCGCGAGCAGTCTGCTCGTCGTCTGCAACTCCGCCCGCTCGCTGTGA
- a CDS encoding mannose-1-phosphate guanylyltransferase has protein sequence MDRPIVACVLAGGIGSRLYPASRGERPKQFLEFGGDRSLLSQTMDRTAFADERFVLTRESFADEIHEHAPEAGLLVEPAGKDTGPALVYAAWRLRERFDRAPVLVCLPSDHHVGDDAAFAAHLERAAEIAAETDGLVTLGVEPTRPATGYGYIVPDGDADELEGASADYDGVERFTEKPDREEARRLREAGAYWNAGIFAWTPAALLREARASPLASLVEALEAGEPERGFDAVEAVSVDYAIMERASDVFVTPLPVDWDDLGTWDAVGRTRSDRDAAATNDRIAGEILPVDAANNVVAAPDRHVSLLEVEDLIVAAYDDRILVAPRTSSQRVREVVDRLRERDAF, from the coding sequence ATGGATCGGCCCATCGTTGCCTGTGTCCTCGCCGGGGGTATCGGCAGCCGGCTCTATCCCGCGAGTCGCGGGGAGCGCCCGAAACAGTTCCTCGAGTTCGGCGGCGACCGCTCGCTCCTCTCGCAGACGATGGATCGGACGGCGTTCGCCGACGAGCGCTTCGTCCTGACTCGCGAATCGTTTGCCGACGAAATCCACGAACACGCGCCGGAAGCGGGCCTGCTCGTCGAACCCGCCGGCAAGGACACCGGACCGGCGCTGGTCTATGCCGCCTGGCGGCTCCGGGAGCGGTTCGACCGCGCCCCCGTCCTCGTCTGTCTCCCCAGTGACCACCACGTCGGCGACGACGCCGCCTTCGCCGCCCACCTCGAGCGCGCCGCCGAGATCGCCGCCGAGACGGACGGTCTCGTGACGCTGGGCGTCGAACCCACTCGGCCGGCGACGGGCTACGGCTACATCGTCCCCGACGGCGACGCGGACGAACTCGAGGGGGCGAGCGCGGACTACGACGGCGTCGAACGCTTCACCGAGAAACCCGACCGCGAGGAAGCGCGGCGGCTCCGCGAGGCGGGCGCGTACTGGAACGCCGGGATCTTCGCCTGGACGCCCGCCGCCCTGCTGCGGGAAGCGCGGGCCTCGCCGCTTGCCTCGCTGGTCGAGGCCCTCGAGGCCGGCGAGCCGGAACGCGGCTTCGACGCGGTCGAGGCCGTCAGCGTCGACTACGCGATCATGGAGCGGGCGAGCGACGTCTTCGTGACGCCGTTGCCGGTGGACTGGGACGACCTCGGAACGTGGGACGCCGTGGGGCGGACCCGCTCGGACCGTGACGCGGCCGCGACGAACGACCGAATCGCCGGCGAGATCCTGCCGGTCGACGCGGCGAACAACGTCGTCGCCGCGCCCGATCGGCACGTCTCCCTGCTCGAGGTCGAGGACCTGATCGTCGCCGCCTACGACGACCGGATCCTCGTTGCGCCACGGACGTCGTCACAGCGGGTTCGCGAAGTCGTCGATCGGCTTCGTGAACGCGACGCCTTCTGA